One stretch of Lucilia cuprina isolate Lc7/37 chromosome 6, ASM2204524v1, whole genome shotgun sequence DNA includes these proteins:
- the LOC111684297 gene encoding uncharacterized protein LOC111684297, producing the protein MYTFNFIIIFLIKICIVASDLNINKSFSFSTNITPEIAKEFKDFETLIPTATIDAIVAEHYLVDGNFRTAIKYLRSQEFTKLQQQLFDIPEIIDILKFLHLTTENATTRHMGATKMTTTTTAAERVKASLNDYNDAAHVAKVDNRVDKMTTNTGTIINCKRNTMAIENAVESSSLNKNIKVSKRPQQLQMEEQNNRNVAIDDDIDVVARISNERQPLVSIVLLEDLKVKGMALNEGHHKQHHYHNHQHKYQRHQSNNNYHHHRSLGTFTTFVEEVLQHLPHSAYQNMIKNKCMKNAKFAEFYRALRSLELKPLIDQSMSTENIKKIIQTLDTHKIDVKALEPIAFKVISWGPNV; encoded by the exons ATGTacacttttaattttatcataatttttctaataaaaatttgcattgTGGCCAGTGatctaaatataaacaaatctttttcattttctacaaatattacACCGGAAATTGCCAAAGAATTTAAGGATTTTGAAACTTTAATACCCACCGCCACCATAGATGCAATTGTAGCCGAACACTATTTGGTGGATGGAAATTTTCGCACAGCAATTAAATATTTGCGTAGTCAAGAATTTACAAAGCTACAGCAGCAACTATTTGATATACCAGAAATCATAgacattttgaaatttctacatCTAACGACTGAAAATGCCACAACGAGGCATATGGGTGCAACTAAAatgacgacaacaacaacagcagcagaaaGAGTCAAAGCATCATTGAATGATTATAATGATGCTGCCCATGTTGCTAAAGTTGATAATAGAGTCGACAAAATGACCACTAATACTGGCACCATCATCAACTGCAAACGCAATACTATGGCTATTGAAAATGCAGTAGAATCATCATCattgaacaaaaacataaaagttagtAAACGACCACAACAGCTCCAAATGGAAGAACAGAACAACAGAAATGTTGCCATTGATGATGATATTGATGTTGTTGCAAGAATATCTAACGAGAGACAGCCATTAGTGAGTATTGTATTATTGGAGGATTTAAAGGTTAAGGGGATGGCTCTCAATGAGGGTCATCACAAACAGCATCATTATCATAATCATCAACATAAATATCAGCGTCATCAAagcaataataattatcatcatcatcgttcACTGGGGACATTTACAACATTTGTCGAAGAAGTTTTACAACATCTACCACATTCTGCTTATCAAAATATGATTAAGAATAAATGCATGAAAAATGCAAAATTCGCTGAATTTTATCGGGCTTTAAGAAGTCTAGAATTAAAGCCACTAATTGATCAGTCTATG TCCAccgaaaatattaagaaaatcatACAAACCCTTGATACTCATAAAATAGATGTTAAAGCTTTGGAACCAATAGCCTTTAAAGTCATCTCCTGGGGTCCCAACGTATAA